TGAGCAGCGTGAGCGGTGACTGGGTATTTGGCTTCGCGTACGGCTACTGCAACTTCAACGGCTGGGTGCAGAACGGCTGGTTCTGTTAGGAATCGGCTGTCTCGAATCCTCACGGCCCCGCTCGGATTCCCGTCACGAGTCCGGGTGGGGCTGTGCCTGCTCCGGAGCGGTCCTCCAGGGACTACAGGTCCAGCCGACGAAGCCGCAGCGCGTTGCTGATGACCGACACCGACGAGAGGCTCATCGCCGCCGCGGCCAGCATCGGACTGAGCAGCAGGCCGAAGACGGGGTACAGCACCCCCGCCGCGATGGGCACGCCCAGCGTGTTGTAGACGAAGGCGAAGAAGAGGTTCTGCCGGATGTTGTGCAGCGTCCCCCGGCTCAGCTTGCGCGCCCGGGCAATCCCGCGCAGGTCCCCCTTCACCAGCGTCACCGCCGCGCTCTCCATGGCGATGTCCGTCCCCGTGCCCATGGCGATGCCCACGTCCGCCTGGGCCAGCGCCGGCGCGTCGTTCACCCCGTCCCCCGCCATCGCCACCGTGCGGCCCTCCGCCTGCAACCGCTTCACCACGTCGCCCTTGCCCTCGGGCAGCACCTCCGCCACCACCTCGTCGATGCCCAGCTCCCGCGCCACCGCCTCGGCCGTGGTGCGGCTGTCCCCCGTGAGCATCACCACGCGCACGCCCTCGCGGTGCAGCGCGGCCAGTGCCTCGGGCGTGGTCGCCTTCACCGGATCCGCCACGCCGAGCAGTCCCGCGGGCTGGCCGTCCACCAGCACGAACATGACCGTCTGGCCCTCGCGCCGCAGCGCCTCCGCGCGAGGCCGCAGCGCGCCCGCGTCCACGCCGAGCGACTCCAGCAGCGCCACGTTGCCCAGCACCACCCGCGCCTCCCCCACGAGCCCCGTCACCCCCTTGCCCGTCACCGAGCGGAAGTCCCGCGCCGCCGTCAGCACCGCTCCGCGCGCCTCGGCCCCCGCCACCACCGCCGCCGCCAGCGGGTGCTCACTGCCCCGCTCCAGGCTCGCCGCCAGGTGGAGCAGCCGGGCTTCGTCCACGCCGTCCGCCGCCACCACCGATACCAGCTTCGGCTTGCCCTCGGTGAGCGTGCCCGTCTTGTCCACCACCAGGGTGTCCACCTTCTCCAGCAGTTCCAGGGCCGCGGCATCGCGGATGAGCAGTCCCACCCCGGCGCCCTTGCCCATGCCCGCCACCACGGACATGGGCGTGGCCAGACCCAGCGCGCACGGACAGGCGATGATGAGCACCGCCACCGCGTTGACCAGCGCGTGCGCCAGCCGCGGCTCGGGCCCCAGCAAGGCCCAGACGAGGAACGTCACCCCCGACACGGCGATCACGGCCGGAACGAACACCGCCGCCACCTTGTCCGCCAGCTTCTGGATGGGCGCGCGCGAGCGCTGGGCCTCGCTCACCCGCTGCACGATGCGCGCGAGCAACGTGTCCCGCCCCACCCGCTCGGCCTTCATCACCAGGCCGCCCGTGCCATTGACGGTGC
Above is a window of Cystobacter fuscus DNA encoding:
- a CDS encoding heavy metal translocating P-type ATPase; translation: MAHEHTHPRHSHADPQHAPSSIAEGKVLDPVCGMTIDPATARGGSHVHEGTTYHFCNPKCRERFAAEPQKFLVPQATPEPVEAPPGTMWICPMDPEVRQDHPGACPLCGMALEPEQPVTMMARTEWVCPMHPEIVRDAPGACPTCGMALEPRTVLPEEAPDPELVSMTRRFRVGLVLSVPLFLLGMSEMLPGQPLGRVLNPRVLAWVQFVLASPVVLWAGWPFFERGWASVKNRHLNMFTLIALGTGAAYLFSVVATLAPGLLPHAFTGHGGAVPVYYEAAAVIVTLVLLGQVLELRARRATSGALRALLGLAPAVARRIREDGAEENVSLEQVRVGDSLRVRPGEKVPVDGVVLEGASAVDESMVTGESLPVEKGPGARVTGGTVNGTGGLVMKAERVGRDTLLARIVQRVSEAQRSRAPIQKLADKVAAVFVPAVIAVSGVTFLVWALLGPEPRLAHALVNAVAVLIIACPCALGLATPMSVVAGMGKGAGVGLLIRDAAALELLEKVDTLVVDKTGTLTEGKPKLVSVVAADGVDEARLLHLAASLERGSEHPLAAAVVAGAEARGAVLTAARDFRSVTGKGVTGLVGEARVVLGNVALLESLGVDAGALRPRAEALRREGQTVMFVLVDGQPAGLLGVADPVKATTPEALAALHREGVRVVMLTGDSRTTAEAVARELGIDEVVAEVLPEGKGDVVKRLQAEGRTVAMAGDGVNDAPALAQADVGIAMGTGTDIAMESAAVTLVKGDLRGIARARKLSRGTLHNIRQNLFFAFVYNTLGVPIAAGVLYPVFGLLLSPMLAAAAMSLSSVSVISNALRLRRLDL